A region of Elusimicrobiota bacterium DNA encodes the following proteins:
- a CDS encoding TPM domain-containing protein: MVNIRRWVKHFFHPPWALRHRFSKGVLKVLGEAIRSSEKKHAGEIRFVVEATLPFRPLAAGQSPRERAVDLFSRLRVWDTEHNNGVLIYVLLADRDVEILADRGLNKRISPAEWESVCRSMEAHFRKGDFENGSLAGIDGATQLLARHFPPQGAHPNELPDTPAIL; this comes from the coding sequence ATGGTGAACATCCGGCGTTGGGTTAAACACTTTTTCCATCCGCCCTGGGCCCTCCGGCATCGTTTTTCCAAGGGGGTGTTGAAGGTCTTGGGGGAGGCCATTCGGAGCTCGGAAAAAAAACACGCGGGGGAGATTCGGTTTGTGGTCGAGGCGACCCTTCCATTTCGTCCGTTGGCCGCCGGTCAGTCTCCCCGGGAGCGGGCGGTGGATTTATTCTCCCGCCTTCGGGTCTGGGACACCGAGCACAACAACGGGGTTTTGATTTATGTGCTCTTGGCCGACCGGGACGTGGAAATATTGGCCGATCGAGGCCTGAACAAAAGAATCTCTCCGGCGGAATGGGAGTCGGTGTGCCGGTCCATGGAAGCTCATTTTCGAAAAGGGGATTTCGAAAACGGATCCCTGGCCGGAATCGACGGGGCCACCCAACTCCTCGCCCGGCATTTCCCACCCCAGGGCGCCCATCCCAACGAACTCCCCGATACTCCCGCCATTCTCTAA
- the rnc gene encoding ribonuclease III, with translation MPREDSAPLERAARHVFKTPKLLEEALTHKSFAIEKGSRAFNERLEFLGDSILAAIVAHYLFKRYPDEDEGKLSKLKSQLVSRPALVAWAREIRLGHYLWMSDGEEATGGRDRESLLANAFEALLGALFLDGGFSVAQRFIVRFLSKKKRIIETDYKSKLQEIIQKRYKMPPSYTLEEQKGPDHNKTFFMRVHVRRRLLGVGEGHSKKEAEQAAAWQGLKKIRAHRLAPRIDPHHMADDNTVANPSPRRASR, from the coding sequence ATGCCTCGCGAAGATTCCGCGCCGCTGGAACGGGCCGCCCGGCATGTGTTCAAGACCCCGAAACTGTTGGAAGAGGCCCTCACCCACAAATCGTTCGCCATCGAGAAGGGGAGCCGGGCTTTTAATGAACGCTTGGAGTTTTTGGGGGACAGCATCCTGGCCGCCATCGTGGCCCACTACCTCTTCAAACGGTATCCGGACGAGGACGAGGGAAAACTTTCCAAGTTGAAATCCCAACTGGTTTCCCGCCCGGCCTTGGTGGCCTGGGCCCGGGAGATCCGCCTAGGCCATTACCTGTGGATGTCGGACGGGGAAGAAGCCACGGGCGGCCGCGACCGCGAGAGCTTGTTGGCCAACGCCTTCGAAGCGCTCCTCGGGGCGCTTTTCCTGGACGGCGGATTCTCCGTGGCCCAGCGTTTCATCGTCCGGTTTCTTTCCAAGAAAAAGCGCATCATCGAGACCGATTACAAAAGCAAACTTCAAGAAATCATTCAAAAGCGGTATAAAATGCCGCCTTCCTACACGCTGGAAGAACAGAAGGGTCCCGACCACAACAAAACCTTTTTCATGCGCGTGCACGTGCGCCGGCGGCTCCTGGGCGTCGGCGAAGGGCATTCCAAAAAAGAGGCGGAACAAGCGGCGGCCTGGCAGGGGCTCAAAAAGATCCGGGCCCATCGCCTGGCCCCGCGGATCGATCCCCACCACATGGCCGACGACAACACGGTGGCCAATCCGTCGCCCCGCCGCGCGTCGCGCTGA
- a CDS encoding electron transfer flavoprotein subunit alpha, protein MSCIDMVDRVKEAGVPWRKLAVIDEAKCIFCNACVEACDKLGEKSKNKNVFHAITMMKEKVEGKTTVDAALYKNVWIYAEMRHGKLVPTAFELLGLARTLAGTLGEKVAAVLIGQNVGSQAQELIEHGADIVYVVDHPSLANFVDELYTQALTDLILKEKPNKLLLPASTIGRSFGSRVAITANTGITADATELAIDPATRMLHATRPSFGGNLMATILCEKHRPEMATVRPMAFPRSPREPGRTGSVVTVPVDPSKWKQRTRFVRFEAEKGEAQDITAAEVIVAGGRGVGSEEGFKPLEALANELKGAVGASRAAVDAGWIPYRHQVGLTGRTVRPKLYVAAGISGQIQHLAGMSSSEVIISINKDGESSMNKMATLSIEGDLFEIIPAITAEIKKRRGH, encoded by the coding sequence GTGTCCTGCATCGACATGGTGGATCGCGTCAAGGAGGCGGGAGTCCCTTGGCGGAAGCTCGCCGTCATCGACGAGGCCAAGTGCATCTTCTGCAACGCCTGCGTCGAAGCCTGCGACAAGCTGGGCGAGAAATCAAAAAACAAGAACGTCTTCCACGCCATTACGATGATGAAGGAAAAAGTGGAGGGCAAAACCACGGTGGACGCCGCGTTGTATAAAAACGTCTGGATTTACGCGGAAATGCGGCACGGTAAGCTAGTTCCCACGGCCTTTGAACTGCTGGGCCTGGCGAGGACCCTCGCGGGGACCTTGGGCGAAAAGGTGGCCGCCGTGTTGATCGGTCAAAATGTGGGCTCCCAGGCCCAGGAACTGATCGAGCACGGGGCCGACATCGTCTATGTGGTGGACCACCCTTCCCTTGCCAATTTCGTCGATGAACTTTACACCCAGGCCCTCACGGACCTGATTTTGAAGGAGAAGCCAAACAAGCTATTGCTTCCGGCCTCCACCATCGGTCGTTCTTTCGGTTCCCGGGTGGCCATTACGGCCAACACCGGCATCACGGCGGACGCCACCGAATTGGCCATCGACCCCGCCACGCGCATGCTCCACGCGACGCGGCCGTCTTTCGGCGGCAACCTGATGGCGACGATTTTGTGCGAGAAGCACCGGCCCGAGATGGCGACGGTACGACCCATGGCGTTCCCCCGCTCGCCCCGAGAACCGGGACGCACGGGGAGCGTGGTGACGGTGCCGGTGGACCCGTCGAAGTGGAAACAACGCACCCGCTTTGTGCGCTTCGAAGCCGAAAAGGGAGAGGCCCAAGACATCACGGCCGCGGAAGTGATCGTGGCCGGGGGCCGCGGCGTTGGGAGCGAGGAAGGATTTAAGCCCCTGGAAGCCCTCGCCAACGAATTGAAAGGGGCCGTGGGCGCCAGCCGGGCCGCGGTGGACGCGGGTTGGATCCCTTACCGGCACCAAGTCGGTCTGACGGGCCGCACGGTCCGTCCAAAACTTTACGTGGCCGCCGGTATCTCCGGCCAGATCCAGCACTTGGCCGGCATGAGTTCCAGCGAGGTCATTATTTCCATCAACAAAGACGGCGAATCTTCCATGAACAAAATGGCCACCCTCTCCATCGAGGGAGACCTCTTTGAGATCATCCCCGCCATCACCGCCGAAATCAAAAAACGCCGGGGTCATTAA
- a CDS encoding electron transfer flavoprotein subunit beta/FixA family protein, whose translation MGLHIVVCIKQTPATSNIQIDPVTGTLKREGMAAAINPFDEYGIEEAVRIKERVPGTTVSVLTMGPPQAEESLREAIARGADQAFHLTSRAFAGADTWATSYTLFKGIEKIMKEKGPVHLVICGKQTNDGDTGHVGPGIGAWLDWPNVAYVKKVESIDDKKIVVHRLMEDGVDVLEMDLPAVIAVVKEINEPRVSSLRGKMAAKKAVIPKWNEDDIEADKKCIGLGGSPTVVAKSFNPPPRKGGVSIAGATPQDKAKALVDKLQEMKLI comes from the coding sequence ATGGGCCTCCACATCGTCGTTTGCATCAAGCAGACACCCGCCACTTCGAACATTCAAATCGATCCGGTCACGGGCACGTTGAAGCGGGAAGGCATGGCCGCCGCCATCAACCCGTTCGACGAATATGGTATTGAGGAGGCCGTTCGGATCAAAGAACGCGTGCCGGGAACCACCGTGTCCGTTCTGACCATGGGGCCGCCCCAGGCGGAGGAATCTCTCCGCGAGGCCATCGCCCGGGGAGCGGACCAAGCCTTCCATCTCACCAGCCGGGCTTTCGCCGGGGCCGACACCTGGGCCACCTCCTACACCCTGTTCAAAGGCATCGAAAAGATCATGAAGGAGAAGGGACCCGTCCATTTAGTGATCTGCGGCAAGCAGACCAACGACGGCGACACCGGGCACGTGGGACCCGGCATCGGCGCCTGGTTGGATTGGCCCAACGTCGCCTATGTCAAAAAGGTGGAGTCCATCGACGATAAAAAGATCGTGGTCCACCGCCTGATGGAGGACGGGGTGGATGTTTTGGAAATGGATCTCCCCGCGGTGATCGCCGTGGTCAAAGAGATCAACGAGCCCCGGGTGTCGTCGCTTCGGGGCAAGATGGCCGCCAAGAAAGCCGTGATCCCCAAATGGAACGAGGACGACATCGAGGCCGACAAGAAATGCATCGGTCTCGGGGGCTCCCCCACCGTCGTCGCCAAATCGTTCAACCCGCCCCCGCGGAAAGGCGGGGTCTCCATCGCCGGGGCCACGCCCCAGGACAAGGCCAAGGCCTTGGTCGACAAACTCCAAGAGATGAAACTCATTTAA
- a CDS encoding urate hydroxylase PuuD — protein sequence MALTDFFSNFNLFMRWIHVFAGIVWIGHLYFFNFVNLQLQATLDDATKKIVNPQLIPRALWWFRWGAMVTFLSGWTLFTIVYMYQPGIWGPTDLFTNLEGVTGRAWWILIGMLLASIMWFNVWFVIWPAQKKLFGLGVPKAAPEFLPAIRARAALFSRVNTFLSGPMLFGMLAATHYGAINLPTLLVFSAIAVTVLWASYRLSVRVARVS from the coding sequence ATGGCCCTGACTGACTTCTTTAGCAACTTCAACCTCTTCATGCGTTGGATTCACGTTTTCGCCGGCATCGTTTGGATCGGCCATCTGTACTTCTTCAACTTCGTCAACCTTCAACTCCAGGCCACGCTGGACGACGCCACCAAGAAAATCGTCAACCCGCAGTTGATCCCCCGGGCCCTCTGGTGGTTCCGCTGGGGAGCCATGGTGACGTTCCTTTCCGGCTGGACGCTCTTCACCATCGTCTACATGTATCAGCCCGGCATCTGGGGGCCCACGGACCTCTTTACGAACTTGGAGGGGGTCACCGGCCGAGCCTGGTGGATCTTGATCGGGATGCTCTTGGCGTCCATCATGTGGTTCAACGTTTGGTTCGTGATCTGGCCCGCCCAGAAAAAGCTTTTCGGCCTGGGCGTGCCCAAAGCCGCGCCGGAATTCCTTCCCGCCATCCGCGCTCGGGCGGCCCTCTTTTCCCGGGTCAACACGTTCCTTTCGGGCCCCATGCTCTTCGGCATGCTGGCCGCCACCCACTACGGCGCCATCAATCTGCCCACGCTCCTCGTCTTCAGCGCCATCGCCGTCACCGTCCTCTGGGCGTCCTACCGGCTCTCGGTGCGCGTGGCCCGGGTGTCGTAA
- a CDS encoding 8-oxo-dGTP diphosphatase, whose protein sequence is MTKLATLCYLKRGGKTLMMHRVKNPKDIHFRKWNGLGGKFFPGETPEECVIREVREESGLRLTRPEWKGFLTFPGFDGEDDWYVFVFVARRFSGKLRPCSEGDLAWVPDRQLPHLPLWEGDRLFMKWLAGRRFFSGKFVYKNLRLKSHGVHLYPIR, encoded by the coding sequence ATGACAAAACTGGCGACGCTCTGTTACCTGAAACGCGGCGGAAAAACGCTCATGATGCACCGCGTCAAAAACCCCAAGGACATCCATTTCCGGAAATGGAACGGGCTGGGCGGTAAATTTTTTCCCGGGGAAACGCCCGAGGAATGCGTGATCCGCGAAGTCCGCGAGGAAAGCGGTCTCCGCCTGACGCGCCCGGAATGGAAAGGCTTCTTGACGTTTCCAGGGTTCGACGGGGAGGACGATTGGTATGTCTTCGTCTTTGTGGCCCGGCGTTTTTCCGGGAAACTCCGGCCCTGTTCCGAAGGCGATCTCGCCTGGGTTCCGGACCGACAACTCCCGCATCTCCCGCTGTGGGAAGGAGACCGCCTTTTCATGAAATGGCTGGCCGGCCGGAGGTTTTTTTCTGGAAAGTTCGTCTACAAGAATCTTCGGCTGAAATCCCACGGGGTCCATTTATACCCGATCCGTTGA
- a CDS encoding LemA family protein, which produces MKKQTFLFLASLAFLSGCGYNTFQTTDETIQSSWAEVVNQYQRRTDLIPNLVSTVKGFAKQEKDVLLGVTEARSRVGGLQVTPETLNDPQAFAKFQSTQGELSGALQRLLVVTENYPQLKSDRNFQDLQAQLEGTENRITVARGRYIAAVQEYNLTVRRFPTNLTAKMFGYKVKPNFTVENEKAISTPPVVDFGGPSDR; this is translated from the coding sequence ATGAAAAAACAAACATTCCTTTTCCTGGCGTCGCTCGCCTTTTTATCGGGGTGCGGGTATAACACGTTCCAAACGACGGATGAAACCATCCAATCGTCTTGGGCGGAGGTCGTCAACCAATATCAGCGGCGGACGGACTTGATCCCTAATTTAGTCAGCACGGTCAAGGGGTTCGCCAAACAGGAGAAAGACGTTTTGTTGGGCGTCACGGAAGCCCGGTCCCGCGTGGGCGGCCTTCAAGTGACCCCGGAAACGCTGAACGATCCCCAGGCTTTCGCCAAATTTCAATCGACTCAAGGGGAACTTTCAGGGGCGCTTCAGCGCCTCTTGGTCGTGACCGAGAACTATCCCCAGCTCAAATCCGATCGGAATTTCCAGGATCTCCAAGCCCAACTGGAGGGCACGGAAAACAGGATCACCGTGGCTCGGGGCCGTTACATCGCCGCGGTTCAGGAATATAACCTCACCGTTCGTCGATTTCCCACCAACCTGACGGCGAAAATGTTCGGCTACAAGGTGAAACCGAACTTTACCGTGGAAAACGAAAAAGCCATTTCCACTCCTCCCGTCGTTGACTTCGGCGGGCCGTCCGACCGATAA
- a CDS encoding YgcG family protein has protein sequence MRTVSRVVLFLLGLVSVGPWLAAEMPIPILHRRVTDLTGTLSSVQQDDLENTLADFERKKGSQVAVLIVPTTQPETIEQYSIRVASQWKLGRKGVDDGALLLVAKEDRALRIEVGYGLEGVLPDAICKRIIEEFMVPLFKGGDFAGGIQAGVAKILGIVQGEPLPPPPAADSGGFHLLDGFGIFVLFGVVVLLPRLFGGPFIGSGRGGWTSGGGSGGGLGGGGGFGGGGGGFGGGGASGRW, from the coding sequence ATGAGAACCGTTTCCCGGGTCGTCCTCTTCCTCCTCGGTCTCGTATCCGTCGGCCCATGGCTGGCGGCCGAAATGCCGATCCCGATCCTCCACCGACGCGTCACGGATCTGACCGGGACCCTTTCCTCTGTTCAACAGGACGATCTCGAAAACACTCTGGCGGACTTCGAGCGGAAGAAGGGTTCCCAGGTGGCAGTTCTCATCGTTCCCACCACCCAGCCTGAAACCATCGAACAATACTCCATCCGGGTCGCCAGTCAATGGAAACTCGGCCGCAAAGGCGTCGATGACGGCGCCCTTCTTCTGGTGGCCAAGGAGGATCGCGCCCTCCGCATCGAAGTCGGCTACGGGCTCGAGGGCGTTCTCCCCGACGCCATCTGCAAACGCATCATCGAGGAATTCATGGTCCCCTTATTTAAAGGAGGGGACTTCGCCGGAGGCATTCAGGCTGGCGTGGCGAAAATTTTGGGGATCGTCCAAGGCGAGCCGTTGCCTCCGCCCCCGGCGGCCGATTCCGGCGGTTTTCACCTTTTGGATGGGTTCGGGATTTTCGTTTTGTTCGGAGTGGTTGTTTTGTTGCCGAGATTATTTGGGGGACCTTTTATCGGGTCGGGGCGGGGCGGTTGGACGTCCGGCGGCGGGTCCGGGGGCGGCCTGGGCGGTGGGGGGGGATTTGGCGGCGGAGGCGGCGGGTTCGGCGGGGGAGGCGCTTCGGGGCGATGGTGA
- a CDS encoding acyl-CoA dehydrogenase family protein, whose translation MNYFLTEDQDAIVQTAREIAEKKIKPVREKHDAEESFPWEIVEELRKADLFGVYFHPNYGGLGGAGFELVLVVEELSKACGGIALALAATALGAFPIILFGTPEQKKRWLPDLASGKRLGAFAITEPEAGSDATATKCTAKKDGDFYVLNGVKNFCSNGEAAEIYSVFATTDPSRGARGISAFVVEKGMKGFTFGKKETKMGIRASYTYELVFDNCRVPASQMLGKEGFGLFVAQATFDISRPGVAAQALGIGTGAMNEALAYAKVRRQFGQSVLSFPTSQHMVADMATNLEAARALLYSVTRAMDVDMKAAVEASEKSGKTVYEEMKKVSSSRWTKYSGMVKLFCSDTSFWVADSAIQLCGGIGYMRDFPVEKFLRDAKITQIYEGTNQIQRNEIGMMITKELAAKPA comes from the coding sequence ATGAACTACTTTCTGACCGAAGACCAGGACGCCATCGTCCAAACCGCCCGGGAGATCGCTGAAAAAAAGATCAAACCCGTCCGTGAAAAACACGATGCGGAGGAGAGCTTCCCCTGGGAAATCGTGGAGGAACTGCGGAAGGCGGACTTGTTCGGCGTCTATTTCCACCCCAATTACGGAGGTCTGGGCGGGGCGGGTTTTGAGCTGGTCCTGGTGGTGGAGGAACTTTCCAAAGCCTGCGGGGGCATCGCGTTGGCTCTCGCGGCGACGGCGCTCGGTGCGTTTCCTATTATCCTGTTCGGAACTCCGGAACAGAAAAAACGATGGCTTCCCGATTTGGCCAGCGGTAAACGTTTGGGCGCCTTCGCGATCACCGAACCCGAGGCGGGTTCCGACGCCACGGCGACCAAGTGCACGGCGAAAAAAGACGGGGACTTCTATGTTTTAAACGGGGTCAAGAACTTCTGCTCCAACGGCGAGGCCGCCGAGATCTACTCGGTTTTCGCCACCACGGACCCTTCTCGCGGCGCCCGCGGCATCTCCGCCTTCGTCGTGGAAAAAGGCATGAAAGGGTTCACCTTCGGTAAGAAAGAAACCAAGATGGGCATCCGCGCCAGCTACACCTACGAGCTCGTTTTCGACAACTGCCGGGTGCCGGCCTCCCAAATGCTGGGCAAGGAAGGGTTCGGGTTGTTCGTGGCCCAGGCCACCTTCGACATTTCCCGGCCCGGCGTGGCCGCCCAGGCCTTGGGCATCGGGACCGGGGCCATGAACGAAGCCCTGGCCTATGCCAAGGTTCGCCGGCAATTCGGCCAGTCCGTCCTTTCCTTCCCCACGTCCCAACACATGGTGGCCGACATGGCCACGAACCTGGAAGCCGCCCGGGCGCTTCTTTACTCCGTGACGCGCGCCATGGACGTGGACATGAAGGCCGCCGTCGAGGCTTCCGAGAAGTCCGGCAAGACGGTCTACGAGGAAATGAAAAAGGTATCCTCCTCCCGCTGGACGAAATATTCCGGCATGGTGAAACTATTTTGCTCGGACACGTCGTTTTGGGTGGCGGACAGCGCCATCCAGTTGTGCGGCGGCATCGGGTACATGCGGGACTTCCCCGTTGAGAAGTTCCTGCGGGACGCGAAGATCACCCAAATCTACGAGGGCACGAACCAAATTCAGCGCAACGAGATCGGCATGATGATCACCAAAGAACTTGCGGCCAAACCCGCCTAA
- the acnA gene encoding aconitate hydratase AcnA translates to MAHKPLNSFGTNTALRNSVSFFSLPALGSRLGVNMEKLPYSIRVLLEDLLRTEDGRLVTKEDVENLARWTPTNLPEKEIPFIASRVLLQDFTGVPVVVDLAAMRDAAASFGVDPKRINPLFPVDLVIDHSVQVDLFGSPDAFRKNAEMEYARNRERYAFLKWGQKALRNFRTIPPDTGIVHQVNLEYLAPVVAVDRSGTDAVAHFDTVIGTDSHTTMINGLGVLGWGVGGIEAEAALLGQPMALLIPEVLGVRISGRLPVGATATDAVLTVTQLLRKKNVVGKFVEFFGPGLSGLSLPDRATIANMAPEYGATAGFFPVDQETLAYLRLTGRTEEQVQLVELYCKTQGLFRTDQTPEPSYSDVLELDLGSIVPSIAGPKRPQDRVSLKDAKTSFLKALAAPVKERGFELPAAALGHKSTVDVGGNRAEIAHGSVVLAAITSCTNTSNPSVMIGAGLLAKKAVEKGLRVAPHIKTSLAPGSRVVTDYLDAAGLTGYLEKLNFHLVGYGCTTCIGNSGPLPDSVSKAIKDGNLVATAVLSGNRNFEGRINPHVKANYLASPPLVVAYALAGRMDVDLTTEPLGHGPKGPVYLKDIWPTEKEVLDAVRNAVRSDMFKTRYAVAARGDDQWNALAAPEGDRYGWDAGSTYIKKPPYFEGMGLESGVLADIRGARALAVLGDSVTTDHISPAGSIAEDSPAGRYLVSLGVAKKDFNSYGARRGNHEVMIRGTFANIRLKNLLVPGVEGGVTEHQPSGDRLAIYDASIRYQKDGVPLVVLAGKEYGSGSSRDWAAKGTRLLGVRAVIAESYERIHRSNLVGMGVLPLQFLPGETRDTLGLTGKELFDVTGIADALTPRKILAVAARRADGSSVSFRALARVDAPVEIDYLAHGGILPAVLRQIIKAG, encoded by the coding sequence ATGGCTCATAAACCGTTAAATAGTTTTGGCACGAATACCGCCCTGAGAAATTCGGTGTCCTTCTTTTCACTCCCCGCCCTGGGTTCCCGGCTGGGAGTGAACATGGAAAAACTCCCTTATTCCATCCGCGTTTTGTTGGAAGATTTACTGCGCACGGAAGACGGGCGGTTGGTGACGAAGGAAGATGTCGAGAACCTGGCCCGCTGGACCCCAACAAACCTGCCGGAAAAAGAAATCCCCTTCATCGCCTCCCGGGTCCTGCTTCAGGATTTCACGGGGGTGCCCGTGGTGGTGGACCTGGCCGCCATGCGGGACGCCGCGGCCTCCTTTGGGGTGGACCCGAAACGGATCAACCCGCTTTTCCCCGTGGACCTCGTGATCGACCATTCCGTGCAGGTGGACCTTTTCGGTTCCCCCGACGCCTTTCGGAAAAACGCGGAGATGGAATACGCCCGGAACCGCGAACGATACGCCTTCCTTAAGTGGGGCCAGAAAGCCCTGCGCAATTTCCGCACCATCCCCCCCGACACGGGGATCGTTCACCAAGTGAACCTGGAATATCTGGCCCCCGTGGTGGCGGTGGACCGTTCCGGGACGGACGCCGTGGCTCATTTCGACACGGTGATCGGGACGGATTCCCACACCACCATGATCAACGGGCTGGGGGTTTTGGGGTGGGGCGTGGGAGGGATCGAGGCCGAGGCGGCCCTCCTCGGCCAACCCATGGCCCTCTTGATCCCCGAGGTTTTGGGCGTGCGGATTTCCGGGCGGCTTCCGGTTGGGGCCACGGCCACGGACGCGGTCCTGACCGTCACTCAGCTTTTGCGGAAGAAAAATGTGGTGGGCAAATTCGTTGAATTTTTCGGGCCGGGACTTTCGGGCCTTTCCCTGCCGGACCGGGCCACCATCGCCAACATGGCTCCCGAGTACGGGGCCACCGCCGGATTTTTTCCCGTGGACCAGGAAACTTTGGCCTATTTGCGTCTCACCGGCCGGACGGAGGAACAGGTTCAGTTGGTGGAGCTCTATTGCAAAACCCAGGGGCTTTTCCGGACGGATCAAACCCCCGAACCGTCCTACTCCGACGTTTTGGAACTGGACCTGGGATCCATCGTCCCGTCCATCGCCGGGCCCAAGCGGCCCCAGGACCGGGTGTCGCTCAAAGACGCAAAGACATCCTTTTTAAAGGCCCTGGCGGCCCCAGTCAAAGAACGCGGGTTTGAACTCCCCGCCGCCGCCCTCGGGCACAAATCCACCGTCGATGTCGGAGGAAACCGGGCGGAGATCGCCCACGGGAGCGTGGTGCTGGCGGCCATCACGAGTTGCACCAACACGTCCAACCCGTCCGTCATGATCGGCGCCGGGCTCCTGGCCAAAAAGGCGGTGGAAAAAGGATTGCGCGTGGCCCCTCATATCAAGACCAGCCTGGCCCCGGGGTCCCGCGTGGTGACCGATTACTTGGACGCGGCCGGGCTCACGGGCTATTTGGAAAAACTGAATTTTCATCTCGTCGGCTACGGTTGCACCACCTGCATCGGGAACAGCGGCCCTTTGCCGGACTCCGTTTCCAAGGCCATCAAAGATGGAAACCTGGTGGCCACGGCCGTGCTTTCCGGAAACCGCAACTTCGAAGGCCGGATCAACCCCCACGTCAAAGCCAACTACCTGGCTTCCCCCCCGCTGGTGGTGGCCTACGCCTTGGCCGGACGGATGGACGTGGATTTGACCACGGAACCCTTGGGGCATGGCCCGAAGGGGCCCGTTTATTTAAAGGACATCTGGCCCACGGAAAAAGAGGTTTTGGATGCCGTGCGGAACGCCGTGCGGTCCGACATGTTCAAAACCCGGTACGCGGTCGCCGCCCGGGGGGACGACCAATGGAACGCGCTGGCCGCCCCTGAGGGAGATCGCTACGGGTGGGACGCCGGGTCCACCTACATCAAGAAGCCCCCCTACTTTGAGGGCATGGGCCTGGAATCGGGCGTTCTGGCGGACATCCGGGGCGCCCGGGCCCTGGCCGTTTTAGGGGACTCCGTCACCACGGACCACATTTCTCCCGCCGGATCCATCGCGGAAGACAGTCCCGCCGGTCGGTATTTGGTCTCCCTCGGGGTCGCCAAGAAAGATTTCAATTCCTACGGCGCCCGGCGTGGAAACCACGAGGTGATGATCCGCGGCACTTTCGCCAACATTCGATTGAAGAACCTTCTGGTCCCGGGCGTGGAAGGGGGCGTAACCGAGCATCAACCCTCCGGCGACCGCCTGGCCATTTACGACGCCTCGATCCGCTACCAAAAAGACGGGGTGCCGCTAGTGGTGCTCGCGGGGAAGGAATACGGTTCCGGCTCCTCCCGCGATTGGGCGGCCAAGGGGACCCGCCTTTTGGGGGTCCGCGCCGTGATCGCCGAGAGTTACGAACGGATTCACCGCTCGAATCTGGTGGGTATGGGCGTTCTTCCCCTGCAGTTTCTGCCCGGCGAAACCCGCGACACCCTGGGCTTGACCGGGAAAGAACTCTTCGATGTGACGGGGATCGCCGATGCCTTGACCCCGCGAAAAATTCTCGCCGTGGCGGCCCGTCGGGCGGACGGATCTTCGGTCTCCTTCCGCGCCTTGGCCCGAGTCGACGCTCCCGTGGAAATCGACTACCTGGCCCACGGCGGAATCCTCCCCGCCGTCCTCCGCCAGATCATCAAGGCGGGGTGA